In a single window of the Populus alba chromosome 16, ASM523922v2, whole genome shotgun sequence genome:
- the LOC118037494 gene encoding putative disease resistance protein At4g10780, which translates to MDEKVFQILRFSYMHLKESALQQCFLYCALFKEDFMIPGEDLIAYLIDEGVIKGLKSREAEFNKGHSMLNKLERVCLLESTKKWIGGGRCVKMHDLIRDMAIQILQANSQSMVKAGAQLRELSGAEEWTEHLIRVSLMHNQIEEIPSSHSPRCPCLSTLLLCRNSEMQFIADSFFEQLHELKVLDLSHTNITKLPDSVSELVSLTALVLIGCDMLRHVPSLEKLWALKRLDLSCTWALEKMPQGMKCLCNLRYLRMNGCGEKKFPSGLLPKLSHLQVFVLVEWIPETSNRIEEYVPIIVKGKEVGCLRKLESLECHFEGYSDYVEYLKSRDETKSLTTYQIRLGPLDKYRYGYGYYYVGCKGKTIVCGNLNIDRDGDFQVMFPKDIQQLTIDNNDDATSLCDFWSLIKNATELEAIKIEFI; encoded by the exons ATGGATGAGAAGGTATTCCAAATATTAAGATTTAGTTATATGCACTTAAAGGAGTCAGCACTGCAACAATGTTTCTTGTACTGCGCATTATTCAAGGAAGACTTCATGATCCCTGGAGAGGATTTGATAGCTTATTTGATTGACGAAGGAGTGATAAAAGGGCTGAAGAGTAGGGAGGCAGAATTTAACAAAGGCCACTCGATGCTTAATAAACTCGAAAGAGTCTGCCTATTGGAAAGTACTAAGAAATGGATTGGTGGTGGTAGATGTGTtaagatgcatgacttgattagggatATGGCCATCCAAATACTACAAGCGAACTCTCAAAGCATGGTCAAAGCAGGTGCACAGTTAAGAGAATTGTCGGGAGCAGAGGAGTGGACAGAGCATCTTATAAGAGTTTCACTGATGCAtaaccaaattgaagaaattccttCCAGCCATTCACCGAGGTGTCCCTGTCTTTCAACTCTATTGCTATGCAGAAACTCAGAGATGCAATTTATTGCAGATTCATTTTTTGAGCAGTTGCATGAGctcaaggttcttgatctgtctCATACAAATATCACAAAACTACCTGATTCTGTCTCTGAATTGGTGAGTCTCACTGCTTTAGTGCTCATTGGTTGTGATATGTTAAGGCATGTACCGTCATTAGAAAAGCTCTGGGCACTGAAGAGGTTAGATCTCTCTTGTACTTGGGCACTTGAAAAGATGCCTCAAGGCATGAAATGTCTATGCAACCTGAGGTATCTTAGAATGAATGGATGTGGTGAAAAGAAGTTTCCTAGTGGGTTGTTACCTAAGCTCTCTCACCTGCAAGTCTTTGTATTGGTGGAGTGGATTCCTGAAACTAGTAATAGAATAGAAGAATATGTTCCGATAATAGTTAAAGGTAAGGAAGTGGGATGCTTGAGGAAGTTGGAAAGTTTGGAATGCCATTTTGAAGGTTACTCAGACTACGTGGAGTATCTCAAATCTCGGGATGAAACCAAATCACTAACCACATACCAAATTCGTCTAGGACCACTAGATAAGTATCGTTATGGTTATGGTTATTATTATGTTGGTTGCAAAGGGAAAACAATTGTTTGCGGTAACTTGAATATCGATAGAGATGGAGATTTTCAGGTCATGTTCCCAAAGGACATTCAACAACTGACCattgataataatgatgatgcaaCAAGTTTATGCGATTTTTGGTCTCTAATAAAGAATGCAACTGAACTGGAGGCTATCAAGATT Gagttcatataa